The following proteins are co-located in the Candidatus Woesearchaeota archaeon genome:
- a CDS encoding glycosyltransferase family 4 protein translates to MKIAYIFSMKNGIAPFIYSELLELEKNKIKFAIFPTKYRKGLAMPKKDWEVFRLNPLMILLTQPLVFAKQPGTYLNLFFESLFSGTLMHFLIAGSYSLKMRNIDRIHCHFGDAKLFIGYYCKKLTGKKLSVTIHAHELYQAQESMFRKSLAYCDNIITISDYNKNYLIKEHNVDSGKITVNRLFVDTEKFRRTEKTRILIVAQWHEKKGHRFLFEAVKKLNRQDIELWIVGGMVPGYAELDVEKLAKDIGVFDICSFFGELKGSALKSVYNAADIFVLPSYTTDKGDREGIPVSLMEAMAYGLPVISTYHTGIPELVEETLVKEKNASELAKAIEQLIRKKKDWGRIGKNNRKIILAKYAPKNLKNLARIFRE, encoded by the coding sequence ATGAAAATAGCCTACATTTTTTCGATGAAAAATGGGATAGCACCTTTTATTTACTCAGAGCTCCTTGAATTGGAGAAAAATAAGATAAAATTTGCCATTTTCCCAACCAAATACCGGAAAGGCCTGGCCATGCCGAAGAAGGACTGGGAAGTCTTCAGGCTGAATCCCTTAATGATCCTGTTGACACAGCCCCTTGTATTTGCCAAGCAGCCAGGAACCTATCTCAATCTGTTTTTTGAGTCCTTGTTTTCAGGAACGCTCATGCATTTTCTCATTGCAGGCAGCTATTCCCTCAAAATGCGGAACATTGACAGGATCCACTGCCATTTTGGCGATGCCAAGCTATTTATCGGGTACTACTGCAAAAAGCTGACCGGAAAAAAGCTCTCCGTAACTATCCACGCACATGAATTATACCAGGCACAGGAAAGCATGTTCAGGAAATCGCTGGCTTACTGCGATAACATCATCACAATTTCCGATTACAATAAAAATTACCTTATCAAGGAGCATAATGTGGACTCGGGAAAAATCACTGTCAACAGGCTGTTTGTTGACACTGAGAAATTCAGGAGGACTGAAAAAACCAGGATACTAATTGTGGCGCAATGGCATGAGAAAAAAGGGCATCGCTTCCTTTTTGAAGCAGTCAAGAAATTGAATAGGCAAGACATTGAGCTATGGATTGTAGGAGGCATGGTGCCTGGCTATGCAGAGCTGGATGTTGAGAAGCTGGCCAAGGACATCGGGGTCTTTGATATCTGCTCATTTTTCGGCGAGCTTAAGGGATCTGCACTAAAATCCGTTTATAATGCAGCAGACATTTTTGTGCTGCCATCCTACACAACAGACAAGGGAGACCGGGAGGGCATACCCGTATCCCTGATGGAAGCCATGGCATATGGGCTTCCGGTAATATCAACTTATCATACGGGCATTCCAGAGCTTGTTGAGGAAACATTGGTCAAGGAAAAGAATGCATCAGAATTAGCAAAGGCAATTGAGCAATTGATCAGGAAGAAAAAAGATTGGGGCAGGATTGGCAAGAATAACAGGAAAATAATATTGGCAAAATATGCTCCAAAAAACCTCAAGAACCTGGCCCGCATTTTCAGGGAATAA
- a CDS encoding acyltransferase, with translation MITRIILSPIYALKALWNSIGSFCRVRFYKYSGVAIGKKVFISPKAYIDRSKPGMIAIGNNCMITRGVTILCHSDAKQGGKMKLWGEREYGKVRIGNNVFLGVNSVVMPGVTIGDNVIIGAMSLVTKDIPANCLAYGIPAKKVKPLKEVLKK, from the coding sequence ATGATTACGCGCATAATCCTATCACCCATCTATGCACTTAAAGCACTATGGAACAGCATTGGCAGCTTCTGCAGGGTAAGATTCTACAAGTACAGCGGAGTTGCTATCGGCAAGAAAGTGTTTATCTCCCCAAAAGCCTATATTGACCGATCCAAGCCTGGCATGATTGCCATAGGCAATAACTGCATGATCACCAGGGGCGTCACAATCCTGTGCCATTCTGACGCCAAGCAAGGCGGCAAAATGAAATTATGGGGGGAGCGTGAATATGGCAAGGTAAGGATAGGAAACAATGTTTTCCTGGGTGTAAATTCCGTGGTCATGCCAGGAGTAACTATCGGTGACAATGTAATCATCGGCGCAATGTCGCTGGTCACAAAGGATATTCCTGCCAACTGCTTGGCATATGGCATACCTGCCAAGAAAGTCAAGCCGCTTAAGGAGGTCCTGAAGAAATGA
- a CDS encoding DUF354 domain-containing protein, whose translation MRILIDINHPADVHQFKNVIKEMSRQGHKFRVIARDKECTHELLRQNKIKFVARPGYKGMMKLYGMARISQIIVREAKKFQPDVLVGSSGDLYIAQASQLLGKPSIIFDDTEHSTIQNWLTFPFATKVVTPKSYTLDLGKKQIRYDGFKELAYLHPGYFKPNPKIHRLLRVKPNEPFILLRFVSWDASHDIGKNGISDKIAFVSKLASKFRVFISSESELPEAIRKYQLGRAKGQIHSVLHSARLVISEGGTTAAEAAILGTPTIYVNPLKMGYTNELIGKYGLLEQITEQGKILKRAESIMKNQGLRESWKKKRDKLVQDKVDTTKFYIKTIKEMAKRRSGK comes from the coding sequence ATGCGAATCCTGATAGATATTAACCACCCTGCTGATGTGCACCAGTTCAAGAATGTCATCAAGGAAATGAGCAGGCAAGGCCATAAATTCCGGGTCATTGCAAGGGATAAGGAATGCACGCATGAACTGCTTAGGCAAAACAAGATAAAATTCGTGGCCAGGCCAGGCTACAAAGGCATGATGAAGCTTTATGGCATGGCCAGGATAAGCCAAATCATTGTCAGGGAGGCAAAGAAATTCCAGCCGGATGTCCTTGTTGGCAGCAGCGGGGACCTTTATATTGCCCAGGCCTCGCAATTGCTCGGCAAGCCGTCAATTATATTTGATGACACTGAGCATTCAACAATCCAGAACTGGCTCACTTTTCCATTTGCCACTAAAGTCGTGACGCCAAAATCATACACCCTGGATTTGGGAAAGAAGCAGATAAGATATGACGGGTTCAAAGAATTGGCATACCTGCATCCAGGTTATTTCAAGCCAAATCCAAAAATTCACAGGCTGCTGAGGGTGAAGCCAAATGAGCCATTCATCCTATTAAGATTTGTCTCCTGGGATGCCAGCCATGATATTGGCAAGAATGGCATATCAGACAAGATTGCCTTTGTCAGCAAATTAGCCTCAAAATTCAGGGTATTCATTTCCTCTGAATCTGAATTGCCCGAGGCAATCAGAAAATACCAGCTTGGCCGTGCAAAAGGCCAAATACATTCTGTGCTGCACTCTGCCAGGCTTGTCATAAGCGAAGGCGGAACAACAGCTGCTGAAGCGGCAATCCTGGGCACCCCTACCATTTATGTCAATCCCCTTAAGATGGGCTATACCAATGAATTGATTGGGAAATATGGCCTGCTTGAGCAAATAACAGAACAGGGCAAAATTCTTAAGCGGGCAGAGTCCATCATGAAAAACCAGGGGCTTAGGGAGTCCTGGAAGAAAAAAAGGGACAAATTGGTCCAGGACAAGGTAGATACGACAAAATTTTATATTAAAACAATTAAGGAAATGGCAAAAAGGAGGTCAGGCAAATGA